One window of Chryseobacterium indologenes genomic DNA carries:
- a CDS encoding DUF2490 domain-containing protein, with translation MKKFFAGLFLLGFIGSTLQAQISPPGLGDTNNAFWGAFGVKRQLDSLGKKQALSYIAIGRKSSPDDHNLFSKQAIIVLNHEVYHSFAPHQQYSYAISYRRQPQYESTAPYDKENTEQEFRIYGRYAYTFDLGKKWKLKNTVRQEFRKFFDADFHQVEEDFQFRTRIKSQLTYNLSPKNNQKLALSAEALFSISHLNEPDPQWGSFGYREMRIAAYYMFTIPNSPFTVDVGYMDDLIRDSRSIHHGGVHYLAADLIWNIPYRKR, from the coding sequence ATGAAGAAGTTTTTTGCAGGATTATTTTTATTGGGCTTTATCGGTTCAACCTTACAAGCACAGATCAGCCCACCCGGTTTGGGAGATACCAATAATGCTTTCTGGGGAGCCTTTGGAGTCAAACGACAGCTGGATTCATTGGGAAAGAAACAGGCGCTGAGCTATATTGCCATCGGGAGAAAAAGCAGTCCGGATGATCATAATTTATTTTCAAAACAGGCTATTATTGTCTTAAATCACGAAGTGTATCATTCTTTTGCTCCCCATCAGCAGTACAGCTACGCCATCAGTTACCGCCGGCAGCCTCAGTACGAAAGCACAGCTCCTTATGATAAAGAAAATACGGAACAGGAATTCAGAATTTACGGAAGATATGCCTACACTTTTGACCTTGGAAAGAAATGGAAACTAAAAAATACAGTGCGGCAGGAATTCAGAAAGTTTTTTGATGCAGATTTTCATCAGGTAGAAGAAGATTTTCAATTCAGAACACGTATCAAGAGTCAATTAACCTATAATTTATCTCCTAAAAACAATCAAAAGCTGGCATTGAGTGCAGAAGCGCTGTTCTCCATCAGCCATCTCAATGAACCTGACCCGCAGTGGGGTTCTTTCGGGTATCGTGAAATGCGGATTGCAGCTTACTATATGTTTACAATCCCAAATTCTCCTTTTACAGTAGATGTAGGATATATGGATGATCTGATCAGAGACAGCAGAAGTATTCATCATGGAGGCGTTCATTATCTGGCGGCGGACCTGATCTGGAATATTCCTTACAGAAAGAGGTAA
- the map gene encoding type I methionyl aminopeptidase → MSITNEDQMLGMQKVSEAVAYTLKKMIEYAEPGMTTKDLDEYGAQILEGFGAKSAPYLTYGFPGWTCISVDNEFCHGIPTDQRILKEGDLINIDVSAELGGYWADNGGSFVIGKDIHGHQKLVEASKEILKKAIDNIKGGVKIADIGHLMETEAKKRGLKVIKNLAGHGVGRSLHEQPDELLNYKNRFDSRRFKKNSVVAIETFISTDSNLAVELKDGWTMVGNKGGYMAQHEHTIVITDGKPIILTEMNEILN, encoded by the coding sequence ATGTCAATCACCAACGAAGATCAGATGCTCGGAATGCAAAAAGTAAGTGAAGCCGTTGCCTATACCCTGAAAAAGATGATCGAGTATGCTGAACCTGGCATGACCACAAAAGATCTTGATGAGTATGGAGCCCAAATACTAGAAGGTTTCGGGGCAAAATCTGCTCCTTATCTGACGTATGGATTCCCAGGCTGGACATGTATCAGCGTGGATAATGAATTCTGCCATGGTATTCCGACTGATCAAAGGATTTTGAAAGAAGGTGATCTCATCAATATTGACGTTTCTGCTGAACTTGGTGGATATTGGGCCGATAACGGTGGCTCTTTTGTCATTGGAAAAGATATTCATGGACATCAGAAGCTAGTGGAAGCATCTAAAGAGATTTTAAAGAAAGCTATTGACAATATAAAAGGTGGAGTGAAAATCGCAGACATTGGGCATCTAATGGAAACAGAAGCGAAGAAAAGAGGCCTTAAAGTTATTAAAAATCTTGCAGGACATGGAGTAGGGAGAAGTTTACATGAACAGCCCGATGAATTACTGAACTACAAAAACCGTTTTGATTCCAGAAGATTCAAGAAAAACTCTGTGGTGGCTATTGAAACTTTTATTTCCACCGATTCCAATCTTGCAGTAGAATTGAAAGACGGGTGGACAATGGTAGGAAATAAAGGCGGCTATATGGCTCAGCACGAACATACCATTGTAATCACCGATGGAAAACCCATCATTCTCACCGAAATGAACGAAATCCTGAATTAA
- a CDS encoding DUF6443 domain-containing protein: protein MKKLIIPIGALLLSNITYAQLSTISSNENYIQTKTYLDYNGTAATKSLETVQYFDGLGRPKQIINLQASPLGKDVVTHIEYDPFGRQVKDYLPVPQLSTSNGNYYSGPLGVYPNTYGNEKIYSEKVLENSPLDRILEQKQVGNAWDNKPVQFGYDANVDGEVKKYTATFTYTTFTSQLIPSGSYAVGQLYKNTVTDEDGNSTIEFKNGQGQVVLVRKVISATESADTYYVYNDYNQLAFVIPPKASVEADPNTVLSDLCYQYKYDGRNRLVEKKLPGKGWEYMVYDKQDRLIMTQDAVMGALKQWLFTKYDQFGRAAYTGIYTSTQVYGTAGRAAEQISADAKGSNNVTRSSTVGFTNSGVGVYYDNGSASYPGSVTTLLTVNYYDTYPTGSPAVTNVFAQPLLTDNPANAQTTKGFLTASYVKNIEDDNWTRNFIWYDTKGRNIGSRSRNYLGGYTVINNKLDYTGVILQTNTYHKRLGSDPEKIIVEKFTYDSQNRLLTQTHQIGSNPVEYIAQNKYNELSQLESKKVGGIAAASPLQTIAYQYNIRGWMTKINDPANLNGKLFGYEMKYNNPVYTNTSSGRFNGNIAEIDWNISSSEGLKRYNYQYDALNRVLKGAYSQPNASLAQNNYFNEELSYDLNGNIKTLKRLSWPAAGGTTAEKIDDLIYNYQNGDKSNVLDKITLPAGVINNRSGYDALQGTMAYNPNGNMTDHPDRKMKISYNYLNLPNNIAVNAGIIDNSTTSYIYRADGMKVSKVYDHNGPIETNYLDGFQYDNRHAYDTAASLYTIPVLKFVPTSEGYYDFTENKYIYNYTDHLGNVRVSYRSNGSGIAEVIDANNYYPFGLKHQEGLIVPAPFGGVPYNYKYQGQELQETGFYSFKWRNYMPDIGRFFNIDPLAEKYTHNSTYAFSENRVIDARELEGLEAELINKSTRNTPVSNDISGFNLNTPAKVELRTNVTQGSFTNEQVQQKLSTVENNFKKEGLDLTIIQDSNATYNIDMTFPGRSVTIVNDNGTTMTGTVLGDAPLGNPITATVNAKNGDTDTITHEIGHTFGLEHIWEPNSGVEATPANINNRMNSYENPISSMKGLGVEFNKNQIQKMEETVKANSFRLPKNKK from the coding sequence ATGAAAAAACTTATAATACCAATAGGAGCCTTGCTCTTATCTAATATAACCTATGCCCAGCTTTCCACGATTTCAAGCAATGAAAATTATATTCAGACCAAAACATATTTAGATTATAATGGAACAGCTGCTACCAAATCCTTAGAAACGGTACAGTATTTTGACGGATTGGGAAGACCCAAGCAGATTATCAACTTACAAGCTTCACCTTTGGGAAAAGATGTTGTGACCCATATTGAATATGATCCTTTCGGAAGACAGGTTAAAGACTATCTTCCTGTTCCCCAACTTTCCACAAGTAACGGGAACTATTATTCAGGACCTTTGGGTGTTTATCCTAACACCTATGGCAATGAAAAGATCTATTCAGAAAAGGTTTTGGAAAACTCACCTTTAGACAGAATTCTGGAGCAGAAACAAGTGGGAAATGCCTGGGATAACAAACCCGTACAATTTGGATATGACGCCAATGTCGATGGTGAGGTTAAAAAATATACAGCCACTTTTACCTATACCACTTTTACTTCCCAACTCATCCCATCCGGTTCCTATGCAGTAGGACAGCTGTATAAAAATACAGTCACCGATGAAGACGGCAACTCAACCATTGAGTTTAAAAACGGCCAGGGGCAGGTGGTATTGGTCAGAAAAGTAATCAGTGCTACAGAAAGTGCAGATACCTATTATGTTTACAATGATTATAACCAGCTGGCTTTTGTGATTCCTCCTAAAGCTTCCGTAGAAGCAGATCCCAATACCGTACTTAGTGATTTATGTTACCAGTATAAATATGACGGAAGGAACCGTCTGGTAGAAAAGAAACTTCCCGGAAAAGGCTGGGAATATATGGTGTATGACAAACAGGACAGGCTGATCATGACCCAGGATGCTGTCATGGGAGCATTAAAACAGTGGCTTTTTACCAAGTATGACCAATTCGGAAGAGCTGCCTACACCGGAATATACACAAGTACTCAGGTGTATGGTACAGCAGGAAGAGCTGCAGAGCAAATATCAGCAGATGCTAAGGGGAGTAATAATGTAACCAGGTCCTCTACCGTAGGATTTACCAACAGCGGGGTAGGAGTATATTATGATAATGGTTCTGCCAGTTATCCTGGTTCTGTCACTACGCTGTTAACGGTTAATTATTATGATACTTATCCGACAGGCTCCCCTGCGGTAACCAATGTCTTTGCCCAACCTCTTCTTACAGATAATCCTGCTAATGCACAAACCACTAAAGGATTTCTTACAGCTTCTTATGTAAAGAATATAGAAGATGACAATTGGACAAGGAATTTTATCTGGTATGATACCAAAGGAAGAAATATCGGATCAAGAAGTCGTAATTATCTTGGAGGCTATACTGTGATTAATAATAAGCTTGACTATACCGGGGTTATCCTTCAGACCAATACTTACCATAAAAGGCTGGGTTCAGACCCTGAAAAAATCATTGTAGAAAAATTCACCTATGATTCCCAGAACAGGCTTCTGACCCAGACTCATCAGATAGGAAGTAATCCAGTTGAATACATTGCTCAAAACAAATACAATGAACTTTCCCAGCTGGAATCTAAGAAAGTAGGAGGAATAGCTGCGGCCTCCCCATTACAGACCATTGCTTACCAATACAATATCCGTGGTTGGATGACTAAAATCAATGATCCTGCTAATCTGAACGGGAAATTATTTGGCTATGAGATGAAGTATAACAATCCTGTTTATACCAATACTTCATCCGGAAGGTTTAATGGGAATATTGCTGAGATTGATTGGAATATTTCCAGTTCCGAGGGGTTGAAAAGATACAATTACCAGTATGATGCTTTAAACAGGGTGTTGAAAGGAGCTTATTCCCAGCCCAATGCTTCTTTAGCCCAAAATAACTATTTTAATGAAGAGCTGAGCTATGATCTCAATGGGAATATTAAAACCTTAAAGAGATTATCATGGCCTGCTGCCGGAGGAACAACAGCAGAGAAGATTGATGATCTGATCTATAACTATCAGAATGGGGACAAAAGTAATGTACTGGACAAAATCACCCTTCCTGCCGGTGTCATTAACAACCGTTCAGGATATGATGCTTTGCAGGGAACTATGGCTTATAATCCTAACGGGAATATGACCGATCATCCTGACCGTAAAATGAAGATCAGCTATAATTATCTGAATCTTCCCAATAATATTGCGGTTAATGCAGGGATAATAGATAACTCTACAACCAGTTATATCTACAGGGCAGATGGCATGAAAGTATCTAAGGTATACGATCATAACGGACCTATAGAAACCAATTATCTTGACGGCTTCCAGTATGATAACAGACATGCCTATGACACTGCAGCTTCTCTTTATACCATTCCTGTATTGAAATTTGTGCCTACCTCAGAAGGGTATTATGATTTTACTGAAAATAAGTATATTTACAATTATACGGATCATTTAGGAAATGTAAGAGTGAGTTACAGAAGTAATGGCAGTGGTATAGCTGAGGTCATTGATGCCAACAATTATTATCCTTTTGGATTAAAACATCAGGAGGGCCTTATTGTACCAGCTCCTTTTGGAGGGGTTCCATATAATTATAAGTATCAGGGACAAGAGTTACAGGAGACTGGTTTTTACTCGTTTAAATGGAGAAATTATATGCCTGATATTGGACGTTTCTTCAACATTGACCCGCTCGCTGAAAAATATACCCATAATAGTACTTATGCGTTTTCTGAAAATCGAGTTATTGATGCGAGAGAATTAGAAGGGTTAGAAGCTGAGTTAATTAATAAATCTACACGGAATACCCCTGTATCTAATGATATATCTGGATTTAATTTGAATACTCCAGCAAAAGTTGAATTAAGAACAAATGTTACACAAGGCTCTTTTACTAATGAACAAGTTCAACAAAAACTTTCAACCGTAGAAAATAACTTTAAAAAAGAAGGACTCGATCTTACAATTATTCAAGATAGTAATGCTACTTATAACATTGATATGACTTTTCCAGGACGATCTGTAACAATAGTAAATGATAACGGTACTACTATGACGGGAACAGTTCTTGGAGACGCACCACTCGGAAATCCAATTACAGCAACTGTTAATGCAAAGAATGGAGATACAGATACAATTACGCATGAAATTGGTCATACTTTTGGTTTAGAACATATCTGGGAGCCAAATTCAGGAGTTGAAGCTACTCCTGCCAATATTAACAATAGGATGAATTCATATGAAAACCCAATTTCTTCAATGAAAGGATTAGGTGTGGAATTTAATAAAAATCAGATACAGAAGATGGAAGAAACTGTTAAAGCCAACTCATTTAGATTACCAAAAAATAAAAAATAA
- a CDS encoding TonB-dependent receptor, whose amino-acid sequence MIQSNECMLSSGHMDHSGAIPQNDIPTHHNIQWSKQLLILFFSFLSFATLYAQDLHGGITGKVSMVDGQPLRAISVSLLETDRQTLTDDEGNYHFENLNAGSYTLKLQILGSKEIRLPVEVKTGEDTKLDYQLTKENIQAIQEVVIMKNTNRFSKKESGFVARLPLKNLENPQVYNTVTKELFQEQVAVDLGSISKNVPGAGVPMIANQGRVTFRSRGFETEPNARNGVAGAAFSVIDPVNLERIEAIKGPSATLFGKSVASSYGGVYNRVTKKPYNNFGGEVGYVGGSWSYNRLTVDVNTPVNKDRTALFRLNAAGTFEKSFQDLGFTNSLAIAPSFSYQINDRMSLLLDVEFNQAKGTSVVRFNPYTGSNKTQSIADMKFPYYKKFLGDDLAYDTQMMNIFAQLNYKVSENWTSQTILSRARSTIKGYISAINGKTDSTASAQVMVGTTSFIATNIQQNFIGDFHIGRFRNRMVVGLDYYNNSNHFDRYHTNTKVFNFVHPSADFRVNQNIIDALTATSAFRKENNSDNTYAAYVSDVFNITDRLMVMASLRVDRFQFKGVYDITTGEIKGGLSNSGTQSGPYGQTAFSPKMGIVYEILKNKVSLFGNYMNGFNNVSGVDINGNTFRPEYANQLEFGVKADIFNHRLVGTLSYYNIRVDNILRTNPDDVNYSIQDGTQLSKGIEAEITANPFDGFNIVAGYAYNDSKYTNANPSVDGLRPALSGPANMYNFWISYRISEGKLKGLGIGGGGNMGSSSYQTNTQTAKVIIPSYKMFDLGIFYDQPKYRVGLKFDNITNEKAWSVRLTPQAPARFLGSVSLKF is encoded by the coding sequence ATGATACAATCAAATGAATGTATGCTCTCATCAGGGCATATGGATCATTCCGGAGCTATTCCTCAGAATGATATACCTACCCATCACAACATACAATGGTCTAAACAACTGCTCATCCTTTTCTTTTCGTTTCTGAGCTTTGCAACTCTATATGCACAGGACTTGCATGGAGGAATAACCGGAAAAGTGAGTATGGTAGACGGGCAGCCTCTGAGAGCAATATCAGTCTCATTACTTGAAACAGATAGACAAACCCTGACAGATGATGAAGGGAATTATCATTTTGAAAATCTTAATGCAGGTTCTTATACCCTAAAATTACAAATTCTGGGAAGTAAGGAAATCCGTCTTCCTGTTGAGGTTAAAACAGGAGAAGATACAAAACTGGACTATCAGCTTACCAAAGAAAATATTCAGGCGATACAGGAGGTGGTTATCATGAAAAACACCAACAGGTTTTCCAAGAAAGAAAGCGGGTTTGTAGCAAGATTACCCTTAAAAAACTTAGAAAATCCACAAGTATACAATACGGTGACAAAAGAACTTTTTCAGGAACAGGTTGCTGTAGATCTGGGAAGTATTTCTAAAAATGTACCGGGAGCAGGAGTGCCCATGATTGCCAATCAGGGGAGAGTGACATTCCGTTCAAGAGGATTCGAAACAGAGCCTAATGCAAGAAATGGAGTGGCAGGAGCAGCATTCTCAGTGATTGATCCAGTAAACCTTGAACGTATAGAAGCTATTAAAGGACCGTCAGCTACATTATTCGGGAAAAGTGTAGCCAGCAGCTACGGTGGAGTCTACAACAGAGTGACGAAAAAGCCCTATAATAATTTTGGCGGTGAAGTAGGCTATGTGGGCGGAAGCTGGAGCTATAACAGGTTAACAGTAGATGTGAATACTCCTGTTAATAAAGATAGAACCGCTCTTTTCCGTCTTAATGCAGCGGGAACTTTTGAAAAGAGTTTTCAGGACCTCGGGTTTACCAATTCCTTAGCGATTGCACCTAGTTTCTCTTACCAGATCAACGATCGTATGTCGCTTCTTCTTGATGTGGAATTTAATCAGGCAAAAGGAACATCTGTTGTTCGTTTCAATCCTTATACAGGAAGTAACAAAACTCAGTCTATTGCAGATATGAAATTTCCGTATTATAAAAAATTCTTAGGAGATGATCTGGCGTATGATACGCAGATGATGAATATCTTTGCCCAGCTGAACTATAAAGTTTCAGAAAACTGGACTTCCCAGACCATATTATCACGTGCAAGATCAACAATCAAAGGATATATTTCCGCGATTAACGGAAAAACAGACTCTACAGCAAGTGCTCAGGTAATGGTGGGAACAACTTCATTTATTGCTACCAATATTCAGCAGAATTTCATCGGAGATTTCCATATAGGGCGTTTCAGAAACAGAATGGTGGTAGGATTGGATTATTATAACAATTCCAATCATTTCGACCGTTACCATACCAATACCAAAGTATTCAACTTTGTTCATCCCTCAGCGGATTTCAGAGTGAATCAGAATATCATTGATGCCCTTACGGCAACTTCTGCTTTCAGAAAAGAAAACAATAGCGATAATACCTATGCGGCGTATGTATCGGATGTATTCAATATCACAGACCGGCTTATGGTAATGGCTAGTTTGAGGGTAGACAGGTTTCAGTTTAAAGGAGTTTATGATATCACCACAGGGGAAATTAAAGGAGGTTTAAGCAATAGCGGAACCCAGTCAGGTCCCTATGGACAGACCGCTTTTTCACCTAAGATGGGAATCGTATATGAAATATTGAAAAATAAGGTTTCATTGTTTGGAAATTATATGAATGGTTTCAATAACGTAAGCGGTGTTGATATCAATGGAAATACATTCAGACCGGAATATGCCAATCAGTTGGAATTTGGGGTGAAGGCAGATATTTTCAATCACAGACTGGTAGGAACCTTAAGTTATTATAACATTCGTGTAGATAATATTTTACGAACCAACCCTGATGATGTCAACTATTCAATACAGGACGGAACACAGCTAAGCAAAGGAATAGAAGCTGAAATTACCGCCAATCCGTTTGATGGATTCAATATTGTGGCGGGATATGCTTATAACGACAGCAAATATACCAATGCCAATCCTTCTGTTGACGGTTTAAGACCTGCATTATCAGGCCCAGCCAATATGTACAATTTCTGGATCAGCTACCGGATCTCTGAAGGAAAATTAAAAGGCCTTGGAATAGGTGGAGGAGGAAATATGGGTTCCTCTTCTTATCAAACCAATACACAAACAGCGAAAGTTATAATCCCATCTTATAAAATGTTTGATCTTGGGATTTTCTACGATCAGCCGAAATATAGAGTTGGATTGAAATTCGATAATATAACCAATGAAAAAGCATGGTCTGTACGTCTGACGCCACAGGCTCCGGCACGTTTTCTTGGAAGTGTTTCCTTAAAGTTTTAA
- a CDS encoding M20/M25/M40 family metallo-hydrolase: MKKALLILLGIIVILAAVVLIKTYTYPFKKNNTGAGEGWKPIKNDSAVMRLSGGIKVPTVSTGSLGEFNYAPFDQFKTYLKTSYPLVYQNTENVEVNQYGLVFRLKGSNPALEPILFLSHMDVVPPGDADIKNNEENIFRLDDKPAEPVAKVAEDWDFAPFSGAVANGRIYGRGAIDMKGMLFSLMESMNSMIKNKQIPQRDIYLAFGFDEEVGGQKGAIQIADYFKKKGLKFDAVYDEGGLIMRKGNVAGIDTDVAVVGCAEKGFLSAKIKVKGLGGHSSMPPMESAIGKAAVIMQRLEDHQMKPVITPLIKEFFNNIGGEMPFTTRMALANQWLLKPVLISQLTKNNTTNALVRTTTALTMMKGSDGTNVLSPEVEFVVNFRLLPGNSVKDVRDHIAKATEGFDVEVEEIDNTREASAISPTNTKAFKIIEAGVKEIHPGAIVTPYLTMAGTDAGKYEIVSKNVYRFMPIKINSAEQQSIHSTNEYLSIENYLKMIHYFEYVMKNYDK, from the coding sequence ATGAAAAAAGCTCTTTTAATCCTTCTGGGAATCATTGTCATTCTGGCTGCTGTAGTATTGATTAAAACTTATACCTATCCGTTTAAGAAAAATAATACCGGAGCAGGCGAAGGATGGAAACCGATAAAAAATGATTCTGCAGTCATGAGGCTGTCGGGAGGAATAAAGGTTCCAACCGTTTCTACAGGAAGTTTAGGTGAATTCAATTATGCACCCTTTGATCAGTTCAAAACTTATTTAAAAACTTCTTATCCCTTAGTATATCAGAATACAGAAAACGTTGAAGTGAATCAGTATGGGTTGGTGTTCAGGCTTAAAGGAAGCAATCCTGCCCTGGAGCCCATTTTATTTCTTTCCCATATGGATGTTGTTCCACCGGGAGATGCTGATATCAAAAATAATGAAGAAAATATATTCCGTCTGGATGATAAACCGGCAGAACCTGTTGCAAAAGTAGCGGAAGACTGGGATTTTGCCCCTTTTTCAGGAGCTGTAGCGAATGGAAGGATCTATGGAAGAGGAGCAATAGACATGAAAGGAATGCTGTTTTCCTTAATGGAATCCATGAATTCTATGATTAAAAATAAACAGATTCCACAACGTGATATTTATCTGGCGTTTGGTTTTGATGAAGAAGTTGGCGGGCAAAAAGGTGCTATTCAGATTGCAGATTATTTTAAGAAAAAAGGATTGAAGTTCGATGCCGTGTATGACGAAGGCGGATTGATTATGAGAAAAGGAAATGTGGCAGGGATAGATACAGATGTTGCTGTTGTAGGATGTGCTGAAAAAGGATTTCTTTCTGCAAAAATTAAAGTGAAAGGACTCGGCGGGCATTCTTCTATGCCTCCAATGGAAAGCGCTATAGGAAAAGCGGCTGTTATTATGCAGCGTCTGGAAGATCATCAGATGAAACCTGTGATCACCCCGTTAATCAAAGAGTTTTTTAATAATATCGGAGGTGAAATGCCTTTTACAACAAGAATGGCGCTTGCCAATCAATGGCTTTTAAAACCTGTTTTGATTTCACAACTTACTAAAAATAATACAACCAACGCATTGGTAAGAACAACGACAGCACTGACAATGATGAAAGGCAGTGATGGGACCAATGTACTTTCCCCTGAAGTTGAATTTGTTGTTAATTTCAGATTACTTCCCGGAAATTCAGTGAAGGATGTAAGGGATCACATAGCTAAAGCAACTGAAGGTTTCGATGTTGAAGTAGAAGAAATTGACAATACAAGAGAAGCTTCTGCAATTTCCCCAACCAATACGAAAGCTTTTAAAATCATAGAAGCCGGAGTCAAGGAAATTCATCCGGGAGCAATTGTTACCCCATATCTTACTATGGCAGGAACAGATGCCGGAAAATATGAAATTGTGAGTAAAAATGTGTACAGATTCATGCCAATCAAGATCAACAGCGCAGAACAGCAGAGCATACACAGTACCAATGAATATCTCAGTATAGAAAACTACCTGAAAATGATTCACTACTTTGAGTATGTGATGAAGAATTATGATAAGTAG
- a CDS encoding FMN-dependent NADH-azoreductase, which translates to MKNILHIISSARGDLSYSKGLSSAIVEKISQQNIIGQITVRDLVKDQPPHADEMSIHEFYKHPELYDEQSKKLLSYANTIVNEVHESDIIVIGTPMFNLGISTPLKAWLDQLIRAGVTYVFDEQWNRVGQFKGKKVYLAVSSGGRSAEGAPDYVSAYIKDVFRNYSGITDVETYRIEGTMENGFKADYESILKDFNSTNEVF; encoded by the coding sequence ATGAAAAATATTCTGCACATTATTTCCAGCGCAAGAGGAGATCTGTCTTATAGTAAAGGACTCAGCTCAGCGATCGTTGAAAAAATTTCACAACAAAATATCATCGGTCAAATTACGGTACGCGATCTGGTGAAAGACCAACCGCCTCATGCGGATGAAATGTCAATCCATGAGTTTTATAAACATCCGGAATTGTATGATGAACAAAGCAAAAAGCTTCTTTCCTATGCCAATACAATTGTGAATGAAGTGCATGAATCCGACATTATTGTCATCGGAACTCCTATGTTTAATCTCGGAATTTCCACTCCTTTGAAAGCATGGCTGGATCAGCTGATACGGGCAGGAGTTACTTATGTTTTTGATGAACAATGGAACCGCGTAGGACAATTTAAAGGTAAAAAAGTATACCTAGCAGTTTCTTCCGGAGGCAGGAGTGCAGAAGGTGCTCCGGATTATGTTTCTGCTTATATCAAAGATGTTTTCAGAAATTATTCGGGAATTACTGATGTGGAAACCTATCGCATTGAAGGGACTATGGAGAATGGTTTTAAAGCGGATTATGAAAGTATTTTGAAAGATTTTAATTCTACGAATGAAGTATTTTGA
- a CDS encoding asparaginase: MKRKVLLIYTGGTIGMEKDYETGSLRAFDFGNIFEKMPEMRLMECEVFVHPFAKPLDSSDMGPEEWRIIANYILKNYNDYDGFLILHGTDTMSYTASALSFMLKGLRKPVIMTGSQLPIGDLRTDAKENLLTSLYYASLYENDEAVIQEVAIYFEYKLLRGNRTLKYSAEYFDAYASPNYPILGQSGVHLNILKDNLFRCDPEVEFHVDEHISEDILFWRIFPGMHLSHFREIPKMKVLILQVFGSGTIFSSAKTQETLQEIRNNGTEIVVVSQCISGGISFGKYENSNIFSRIGAISGRDMTAETAITKAMHLIDNPSYSGSFADNFTRSLCGEITD, encoded by the coding sequence ATGAAGCGAAAAGTCCTGCTCATCTATACCGGTGGAACCATCGGGATGGAAAAAGATTATGAAACCGGAAGTCTCCGTGCCTTTGATTTTGGTAATATATTTGAAAAGATGCCTGAAATGAGGCTTATGGAATGCGAAGTCTTTGTTCATCCTTTCGCCAAACCACTGGATTCATCGGATATGGGACCTGAAGAATGGAGGATTATCGCTAATTATATTCTTAAAAACTATAATGACTATGACGGATTTTTGATTCTTCACGGAACCGACACTATGTCCTATACGGCGTCAGCATTAAGCTTCATGTTAAAAGGATTAAGAAAACCCGTTATCATGACAGGTTCTCAGCTTCCGATTGGTGACCTGAGGACAGATGCCAAGGAAAATCTTCTGACCAGCCTTTATTATGCCAGCCTTTATGAGAATGATGAAGCAGTAATCCAGGAAGTTGCCATCTATTTTGAATACAAATTATTAAGAGGAAACAGAACGTTGAAATATTCTGCCGAGTATTTTGATGCGTATGCAAGCCCAAATTACCCTATTCTGGGGCAGTCTGGAGTTCATTTGAATATTCTTAAAGACAATCTGTTCCGTTGTGATCCTGAAGTAGAATTCCATGTAGATGAACATATTTCCGAAGATATTTTATTCTGGAGAATTTTTCCGGGAATGCACTTAAGTCATTTCAGGGAAATTCCTAAAATGAAGGTGCTTATTCTTCAGGTTTTTGGTTCCGGAACCATTTTCAGCAGTGCAAAAACCCAGGAAACACTTCAGGAAATCAGAAATAACGGAACCGAAATCGTAGTGGTAAGCCAGTGTATATCAGGAGGTATCTCATTCGGAAAGTATGAAAACAGTAATATTTTCTCCAGAATCGGAGCGATCAGCGGAAGGGACATGACTGCGGAAACCGCTATTACCAAAGCAATGCACCTTATTGATAATCCAAGCTACTCCGGAAGCTTTGCTGATAATTTCACCAGAAGTCTTTGTGGAGAAATTACGGATTAA